In Oryctolagus cuniculus chromosome 14, mOryCun1.1, whole genome shotgun sequence, the genomic stretch tgagtctctgcctctcattactATTTTCCATAGAGCTCCTTTCACATCCTTATTCCTTAAGGTATAAATCAGAGGATTGAGGATGGGAGTAATTATAGTATAGAAAAGAGCAACAAATTTTCCCTCACTTTCAGAATAACTGTGGATAGGTTGAAGATATGTGTAGATGGCTgagccataaaaaaggaaaaccaccAGCAGGTGAGACCCACAAGTTCCAAATGCCTTTCTACGTCCAGCCATTGATTTGACCCTCAGAACTGCCCTAACAATGTGTACATAGGACACTAGAATTAGAGCTGCAGGAACAACCAATATTATGACTCGGGCTACAAACATCTTTGCTTCTGTTccttctgtgtcctcacatgCCAACTTCAGGAATACAGGCATCTCACAAAAGAAGTGGTTCAGTCTATAGCCACAGAGAGGCATGGCCATCACCAGTCCTGTCTGAATCAGAGAGTTCACAAAGCCTCCCAACCAAGAAGCAATAGCC encodes the following:
- the LOC127492847 gene encoding olfactory receptor 2Y1 — encoded protein: MVSFNTSFSDGFILVGFSDWPQLELFFFVFILIFYSLTILGNTTIIILSRLDLRLHTPMYFFLSHLSFLDLCFTTSTVPQLLINLRGLDRTIGYGGCVAQLFIYLALGSTECVLLVVMAIDRYAAVCRPLHYTTIMHPCLCQTMAIASWLGGFVNSLIQTGLVMAMPLCGYRLNHFFCEMPVFLKLACEDTEGTEAKMFVARVIILVVPAALILVSYVHIVRAVLRVKSMAGRRKAFGTCGSHLLVVFLFYGSAIYTYLQPIHSYSESEGKFVALFYTIITPILNPLIYTLRNKDVKGALWKIVMRGRDSG